TCTGGGGCGCGGGCCGCATGAACGTCCATGGAAAGGGAAGCGATGCCGGAGCGCTATATGTATTGACCGTTGCCTACGACCTGATCCGCGATGCAGAGTACACGTCTGGTCGTCGTCTGATAGACCGGGATACAACGCGACGGATAACAGAGGACCTGATCCTCGCCGGATGTGCGGACATGATGCACTGGAATTCTCTAAGCAACAAGGGCACAGCGGTTTTCGTACTAAGCGCTGCGGTAGGAATGCTTCTGGATCACCCGCAAAAAGTTCGGCACGCGCTGGATGGCTTCAATCGGATGCTGGCGGAACGGTATCATCACGATGGTTTTTACTCGGAATCGCCATCCTATTCGGCTCACAATCTTTTCAACGTGCATGAACTGGCCGACTTGCTACACGGATATAGCGATCCCCCCGGTTATCAGCCAGAAAAAGGCGAGCGGATCGAGCAGTTAGACATGTTTTCAAGCGGGCGTTACCCTCTCTCCCTGCTATCTCTGACCAAAATGCTCGCACCCGGCAACCGCATGCCAGTGATTGGCGATACGCAGTACGATACCGAAGCGAACCTTCTCTCCGCTGAAATTCTCGCCGCGCGTCTCGGTAGCGCGTACGCTGGCTTACTGGAACTCGTTCAGGGAGCATCTTTATCCGAAAAAGGCGGAGAGTACGCGCTGTGGTACCGTCCTTATGATCTGCAATCAGAGTCAACGACACTACCCTTGCATACCGAGTGGTTCCCCGGCTGGCATGTTGGCGTCTTGCGCGGCGGTCGAGATGACACCGCGCTTTATTTAAACGGCAATGAGCACCAGTGGACCTTGCAAACCAGTCACCGGCAGCAAGATATCTTGAGCCTGAGCTATTACGCTTATGGGGAGGAACTCGCCTCGGATCGCGGTTATTTTTCTGGCAGCAGCCAGCAACTCCCAGACGGCCGCAGCGGACAAGTTTGGGTAAAAAGCAGTCTATCGCACAACCTCGTAGTAGTCGATGAGGAAGAGCAGAACAACACGGCTTGCGGTTCCAACCTGGAATTATTTGGCACAGCACCAGGCATTGAAGTCGTACAGGCCTCGGGCGTAAATGTGTACCCCCAGTGCCAGGAATATCGACGCACCTGCGCGATGGTGACAACGACACAGGGACAAACCTATAGTGTGGATCTTTTCAGGGTCAAAGGCGGACGGATCCACCAGTACAATTTTCACTGCAATGGCTCACCAACAGGCATGAACCCGGCAACGGCAACGCCGCAGGCAGTAACATTGGGAGACGCCTGGGATATATGGCTCGAAAATCCGCAGGCGATTGCACCCCAGGAACCGACCACATTTACATGGCAATTTCGGAATATAAATCTGGATCTGATGTTGTTAAATGTACCAAACCGCATTATTCTCGCAGATGCGCCCGGCTGGCGGGTTGGAACACCTGAGGAACTGGAAAAACCAGCGATCAGACAAATTTTCGCAGAAAACCGCGCCGAGGATGGCAATGAGACACTTGCAAGCCAGTACGCCGCTGTAATTGCGCCCTACAAAACCGGAAATTCTCCACTACTCAGCGCGCGGCTGCTCGCAGATGAGCCAGAC
This window of the Gemmatimonadota bacterium genome carries:
- a CDS encoding heparinase II/III family protein — translated: MHSTTHREKTDMKSAYKPGDIENARQNLSRYSWAQEIVNGWAQSVAFAMQQDRAFFETMIPELTPGTHYGQNCPNCVGKQSLMGGGLFDWHIDRPDEITCRACGAVYPNAQYPETGVLICPRMGQKFTYYETPEEVADPENRAKHALKWLGDRPTMTSFSGHIRDCKVSWARSQALTLAKLYAVTGEIGYAERAVWILDRIARVFPNYLYHSYDGSIADLPPAEVAANMGKEEAEGGPRGGRFPKDAICHAYDLHQFEDYSTMNNGFWGAGRMNVHGKGSDAGALYVLTVAYDLIRDAEYTSGRRLIDRDTTRRITEDLILAGCADMMHWNSLSNKGTAVFVLSAAVGMLLDHPQKVRHALDGFNRMLAERYHHDGFYSESPSYSAHNLFNVHELADLLHGYSDPPGYQPEKGERIEQLDMFSSGRYPLSLLSLTKMLAPGNRMPVIGDTQYDTEANLLSAEILAARLGSAYAGLLELVQGASLSEKGGEYALWYRPYDLQSESTTLPLHTEWFPGWHVGVLRGGRDDTALYLNGNEHQWTLQTSHRQQDILSLSYYAYGEELASDRGYFSGSSQQLPDGRSGQVWVKSSLSHNLVVVDEEEQNNTACGSNLELFGTAPGIEVVQASGVNVYPQCQEYRRTCAMVTTTQGQTYSVDLFRVKGGRIHQYNFHCNGSPTGMNPATATPQAVTLGDAWDIWLENPQAIAPQEPTTFTWQFRNINLDLMLLNVPNRIILADAPGWRVGTPEELEKPAIRQIFAENRAEDGNETLASQYAAVIAPYKTGNSPLLSARLLADEPDAGVLAIEVKLPDRTDYIILTKDQQERQFGPVTAAAQFAFVSVNDQGVQGYLLNGTELTCGNLKISLTEASTSLKVQSVEKSVIHLAEPLQNPQAVIGSYLLAGESPQTGFEIASATENAITVRDYPAITCDKIRILNSARAHIAP